A single window of Flavobacterium aestivum DNA harbors:
- a CDS encoding GDCCVxC domain-containing (seleno)protein, whose protein sequence is MYNGKEVELESTITCPTCGHKKTEIMPTNACEFFYECENCKTRLRPLDGDCCVYCSYGTIKCPPIQVGENCC, encoded by the coding sequence ATCTATAACGGTAAAGAAGTTGAATTGGAATCAACAATTACCTGCCCTACTTGTGGACATAAGAAAACGGAAATCATGCCAACAAATGCTTGTGAATTCTTTTATGAATGTGAGAACTGCAAAACAAGATTGCGACCATTAGATGGGGATTGTTGTGTATATTGCAGTTACGGAACAATAAAATGTCCGCCAATTCAGGTAGGAGAAAATTGCTGTTAG
- a CDS encoding TPM domain-containing protein, whose translation MKSNKLSFFIFLLLILEIIFPNYSVSQNVEIRDKIDTMSVYDYEAILSSNEKKVLEETILKFKKHTPKDILIATTNSIGPMKDIQEYATYLREVYTKDTNNEEIVVIAISKTLRKIGISTSDKSRQIVSDKICEEIINHKMIPEFAKGNFF comes from the coding sequence ATGAAATCAAATAAACTTAGCTTTTTCATATTTCTGTTATTAATATTAGAAATTATTTTTCCCAACTATAGTGTATCACAAAATGTAGAGATTAGAGATAAAATAGATACTATGTCAGTATATGACTATGAAGCCATTTTATCAAGTAACGAGAAGAAAGTTTTAGAAGAAACAATTTTAAAATTTAAAAAACATACTCCAAAAGATATACTAATTGCTACAACTAATTCTATTGGGCCTATGAAAGACATACAAGAATATGCTACTTATCTTAGGGAAGTATATACTAAAGATACTAATAATGAAGAAATTGTAGTTATAGCCATTAGCAAGACATTAAGAAAGATAGGTATATCAACTAGTGATAAATCAAGACAAATTGTAAGTGATAAAATATGCGAAGAAATTATAAATCATAAAATGATACCAGAATTTGCAAAAGGAAACTTTTTTTAG
- a CDS encoding alpha/beta fold hydrolase produces MLLTIFKEKSKTHNLNRVTKNRLLYLLATIISTVSIVSCSGDDKKVTPEYSGTAVDLGTHKLIAYSSSKKSKYLVVFESGHGNDHTCWYSTGKSSKIASISNSLGSDILLYDRAGYGKSGINTEPRNIIKLRTELEKVVNKFANGRKIVLVGHSLGGLIIRDYAIKNPKKVAGLVFVDASHEKYNHFSQCQLNSFYNCYKSTYGANSGITQESLQLIEDFKYMAELPNLPDVPVVAITSIKTDDEHNIADRQLWYDSKESLKAGVTDFTHITTAKSGHFIQLDEPKLVLENIKQLLSKLP; encoded by the coding sequence ATGCTATTGACAATCTTTAAAGAAAAATCCAAAACGCATAATCTCAATAGAGTTACAAAAAACAGGTTATTATATCTTTTAGCAACTATCATTTCTACCGTTTCCATAGTCTCTTGCTCCGGTGATGATAAAAAAGTTACTCCGGAATATTCAGGAACAGCTGTAGATCTGGGAACTCATAAACTCATAGCATACTCTTCATCTAAAAAATCAAAATATTTAGTTGTTTTTGAATCTGGTCATGGTAATGATCATACATGCTGGTATAGCACCGGAAAATCATCTAAAATCGCATCAATATCTAATTCTTTGGGTTCAGATATCTTATTATATGATAGAGCTGGTTATGGAAAGTCAGGAATTAATACTGAACCCAGAAATATAATTAAATTAAGGACAGAACTTGAAAAGGTGGTGAATAAATTTGCAAACGGCAGAAAAATTGTGCTTGTAGGACACTCTTTAGGAGGTTTGATCATTAGAGATTATGCTATAAAAAATCCTAAAAAAGTTGCAGGCTTAGTATTTGTTGATGCTTCACACGAAAAATACAATCATTTTTCACAATGCCAACTAAACTCGTTTTATAATTGCTATAAAAGTACTTATGGTGCAAATTCAGGCATAACCCAAGAAAGTCTGCAATTGATTGAAGACTTTAAATATATGGCAGAACTACCTAATTTACCTGACGTTCCGGTTGTTGCTATAACGAGTATAAAAACTGATGATGAACACAATATAGCCGATAGACAACTATGGTACGACTCCAAGGAATCTCTTAAGGCTGGAGTGACTGATTTCACACATATTACAACCGCAAAATCAGGACATTTTATACAACTTGATGAACCTAAACTCGTTTTAGAAAACATCAAACAATTGCTATCAAAACTTCCTTAA